Proteins encoded by one window of Tamandua tetradactyla isolate mTamTet1 chromosome 24, mTamTet1.pri, whole genome shotgun sequence:
- the THAP6 gene encoding THAP domain-containing protein 6, with translation MVKCCSAIGCASRCLPNSKLKGLTFHVFPTDESIKKKWVLAMKRLDVNAAGIWEPKKGDVLCSRHFKKTDFDRSAPNIKLKPGVIPSIFDSPSHLQGKREKLHCRKNFTLKTLPVTNYNHQLVGASSCFEEFQSQFIFEHSYSVMDSPKKLKHKLDHVISELEDAKESLRNVLDREKRFQKSLRKKIRELKDDCLISQETANRLEAFCWECCQESIEQDYSS, from the exons ATGGTGAAATGTTGCTCGGCCATTGGATGTGCTTCTCGCTGTTTGCCAAATTCCAAGTTAAAAGGACTGACATTTCACGT atttcctaCAGATGAAAGTATCAAAAAAAAATGGGTATTAGCAATGAAAAGACTTGATGTGAATGCTGCAGGCATTTGGGAACCTAAAAAAGGAGATGTGTTGTGTTCAAGGCACTTTAAGAAGACAGATTTTGACAGAAGTGCTCCAAATATTAAACTCAAACCAGGAGTCATACCTTCTATCTTTGATTCCCCATCTCACTTACAG gggaaaagagaaaagcttCATTGTAGAAAAAACTTCACCCTCAAAACACTTCCAGTCACAAACTACAATCACCAGCTTGTTGGTGCTTCCTCATGTTTTGAAGAATTCCAATCCCAGTTCATTTTT GAACATAGCTACAGTGTAATGGACAGTCCAAAGAAACTTAAACATAAATTAGATCATGTGATCAGCGAGCTAGAGGATGCCAAGGAAAGCCTGCGGAATGTTTTAGACCGAGAAAAACGATTCCAAAAGTCATTGAGGAAGAAAATCAGGGAATTAAAGGATGACTGTCTCATCAGCCAAGAAACAGCAAATAGACTGGAAGCTTTCTGTTGGGAGTGTTGTCAGGAGAGTATAGAACAAGACTATAGTTCATGA